One region of Quercus lobata isolate SW786 chromosome 2, ValleyOak3.0 Primary Assembly, whole genome shotgun sequence genomic DNA includes:
- the LOC115964773 gene encoding uncharacterized protein LOC115964773 — translation MEQDLIEGLKYMQLTKKEEVLISVSGEGRSELLEECALSLMGRLLTDRKQNQRALKNTLRLAWKVGPDLRIVEVGNDIYQFKFSNEHQLKWVESNGPWNFENNLLLLQRWKRGLTANNIIFTHSPFWLQVWGLPFDMMSEKTGRDIRNSIGKFVMADSRSWSSD, via the coding sequence ATGGAACAAGATCTAATAGAAGGTTTAAAGTACATGCAGTTaaccaagaaagaagaagttcTTATCTCAGTATCTGGGGAAGGTAGATCTGAGCTATTAGAAGAATGTGCTCTTAGTCTGATGGGGCGTTTGTTGACAGACAGGAAGCAGAACCAGCGAGCCTTGAAGAATACACTACGCTTGGCTTGGAAAGTGGGGCCAGATCTAAGGATTGTAGAGGTTGGAAATGACATCTACCAGTTCAAGTTTTCAAATGAGCACCAACTGAAATGGGTGGAATCAAACGGCCCATGGAATTTCGAAAATAATCTCCTTCTACTTCAAAGATGGAAAAGGGGTTTGACTGCTAATAACATCATCTTCACCCACTCACCATTCTGGCTACAGGTATGGGGTCTTCCTTTTGATATGATGTCTGAGAAAACTGGAAGAGATATAAGAAATAGTATTGGAAAGTTTGTGATGGCAGATTCTAGATCATGGTCTTCGGACTAA
- the LOC115964782 gene encoding uncharacterized protein LOC115964782, whose product MISSSWNCRGIGNPQTVQVFHNLVQRHNPSTVFLMETKVGVKRMVKVKERIGLPNGLIIPSEGRSGGMALLWVRDLDVEIRSFSRYHIDAIVINSKSGFKWRMTGFYGNPETSLRKESWSLLRQIRGPDRAQQQMEGFREVIDTCGFQDMGFEGPEFTWCNQRLNKGRIQLRLDKVLASVEWAENYQNARVYHIVEPTSDHCAILLTDQQHPAIQRQKRFHFEEAWTKYEKCKEVIQEAWINYSSTQSTVGLVEGLTECAAGLSR is encoded by the exons ATGATTTCTTCAAGCTGGAACTGCCGGGGAATTGGGAACCCCCAGACAGTTCAAGTGTTTCACAACCTTGTGCAGCGACATAATCCCAGTACGGTCTTCTTAATGGAGACGAAAGTAGGTGTTAAAAGAATGGTGAAGGTAAAGGAAAGAATTGGTCTGCCAAATGGTCTAATAATCCCAAGTGAAGGTAGAAGTGGGGGAATGGCTCTCCTATGGGTCAGGGATTTAGACGTTGAAATCAGAAGCTTCTCAAGATACCACATTGATGCTATTGTGATAAATTCTAAGTCTGGATTCAAATGGAGGATGACTGGCTTTTATGGAAACCCGGAAACAAGTTTGAGAAAGGAATCTTGGAGTCTACTCAG ACAAATCAGGGGGCCCGATAGAGCCCAACAGCAAATGGAAGGTTTTAGAGAGGTAATAGATACTTGTGGGTTCCAAGACATGGGTTTTGAGGGTCCAGAATTTACTTGGTGTAATCAAAGGCTAAATAAGGGAAGAATTCAATTAAGGCTAGATAAAGTCCTTGCTTCAGTAGAGTGGGCAGAGAATTACCAAAATGCTAGAGTTTATCATATTGTGGAACCAACCTCTGATCACTGTGCTATCCTATTGACAGACCAACAACACCCAGCAATTCAAAGGCAGAAAAGATTCCACTTTGAAGAAGCATGGACTAAATATGAGAAGTGTAAGGAAGTTATCCAGGAAGCTTGGATAAATTATTCGAGCACACAATCAACGGTTGGGTTGGTTGAAGGTCTGACTGAGTGTGCAGCTGGACTATCCAGATAG
- the LOC115975665 gene encoding probable lactoylglutathione lyase, chloroplastic, with protein sequence MVRIIPMASTIGPSLSSFKFASASASASPRLFSFSLSSSSCTIPSRRLSLLHLGSAVPQSHFFGLRAAKLLRREGNDMGVAAAGNAAQASTTATQENVLEWVKKDKRRMLHVVYRVGDLDRTIKFYTECLGMKLLRKRDIPEERYTNAFLGYGPEDSHFVIELTYNYGVDKYDIGTGFGHFGIAVEDVAKTVELVKAKGGKVTREPGPVKGGSTVIAFVEDPDGYKFELLERGPTPEPLCQVMLRVGDLDRSINFYEKAFGLELLRKRDNPEYKYTIAMMGYGPEDKNVVLELTYNYGVTEYDKGNAYAQIAIGTDDVYKTAEAIKLSGGKITREPGPLPGINTKITACLDPDGWKTVFVDNVDFIKELE encoded by the exons ATGGTGAGGATAATACCCATGGCGTCAACCATTGGACCTTCTCTCTCCTCCTTCAAATTCGCTTCTGCttctgcttctgcttctcctCGCCTcttctccttttctctctcttcttcttcttgcacCATCCCCTCTCGCCGTCTCTCTCTTTTGCATCTTGGTAGCG CTGTTCCACAGTCACATTTCTTTGGTCTGAGAGCTGCTAAGCTTTTGAGAAGAGAGGGTAATGACATGGGGGTGGCAGCAGCTGGAAATGCAGCCCAAGCAAGCACAACTGCTACCCAGGAAAATGTCCTAGAGTGGGTCAAGAAAGATAAGCGAAGGATGCTTCATGTTGTTTACCGTGTTGGAGACTTGGACAGGACCATAAA ATTCTACACAGAGTGCCTGGGAATGAAGCTGCTGAGAAAACGTGACATACCAGAGGAGAGATACACAAATGCTTTTCTTGGATATGGACCTGAAGATTCTCACTTTGTTATTGAACTCACTTATA ATTATGGAGTTGACAAGTATGATATTGGAACTGGGTTTGGCCATTTTGGTATTGCTGTTGAAGAT GTTGCCAAGACTGTGGAACTCGTAAAGGCTAAGGGTGGAAAAGTAACCCGAGAACCTGGTCCTGTCAAAGGTGGCAGTACGGTGATTGCATTTGTTGAGGACCCTGATGGTTACAAGTTTGAACTTTTGGAGAGAGGGCCTACTCCTGAGCCCTTGTGTCAAGTAATGCTCCGTGTAGGTGACCTTGATCGTTCcataaatttttatgagaag GCCTTTGGCTTGGAACTTCTTCGCAAACGAGACAATCCGGAGTACAAG taTACAATAGCTATGATGGGTTATGGCCCTGAAGATAAAAATGTTGTTCTGGAATTGACATACAACTATGGGGTCACCGAATATGACAAGGGAAATGCTTATGCTCAG ATCGCAATAGGCACAGATGACGTTTATAAAACCGCAGAAGCTATTAAGCTGTCTGGGGGCAAGATTACCCGGGAACCTGGACCATTACCAGGTATCAACACCAAGATTACTGCATGCTTGGATCCTGATGGTTGGAAGACG GTTTTTGTAGATAATGTTGATTTTATAAAGGAGTTGGAGtaa